A single genomic interval of Drosophila virilis strain 15010-1051.87 chromosome 2, Dvir_AGI_RSII-ME, whole genome shotgun sequence harbors:
- the LOC6632920 gene encoding adhesion G-protein coupled receptor G6: protein MLWQFCLLCGLWTSQAHVRFTPSTNWSSVQQYPPQQWQARNYSRVKVASKEQNMKLQPVALCEAQDFQHNYEVLAADGQSIFEPHLNHFECTRAGEWATMRDLCLDEYGLPWRRLCNATAQWQPLNRLNCRAGNQLSRELYQLGTELLVGDSSNRSKPVPLNRLQYLLSQANDQLTPVDVYSTTRIITKLLEQQPRSAAMGADLVSICQQIMSGDAQVLRLSAQLNATNSLLSQFEEYMDALPQELVPSHSCGRAASEALVSTDKGVETLNYAHLGVQALMSNNLSVFYVNPTCANITGIAIYSSAAEDRQASGSGFWYRFLYKNKNLEQLRGETNLETATYVPEQLWRQLKERGASYVILKVYAHAGLFVEAAEQRSGRPHSKVLSISIPGLEGVGLPSPLPFLLPRGKTFGEGTHCGYWNYKNWLSDGVTTCSGNGAEELNVLCQAQHLTQFSFLIGGSHAQLQLENVQLQLDVSHEQLLDIISYVGCGLSLFGLLCIFLTAALVKKWRTQASTKVLLHLCLALALQLLLFVYLSGGEDWLTLERNWHRCLILGAALQYSVLVIFSWMLIIAFLQFQRYVTVIGVARPNHYILISALIAWTLPLLPTLSVVLLDAKSFKPSAHQLKHHATFCYPSGYGLALGVVLPIALVTIANAFMMICIIYSIQRALNPRRKLIVQQLRLSVLLFFLLGLTWIFGLCSYLHLSIVFSYLFCLTATFQGFVLFVYFVLLNKTNRNAWLNLMSPKQFRLKVPKTEQQSMTTSSSNNSRRMQS from the exons ATGCTTTGGCAATTTTGTCTACTCTGCGGGCTGTGGACCAGCCAGGCACATGTGCGATTTACTCCAAGCACAAACTGGAGCAGCGTGCAACAGTACCCACCGCAACAATGGCAGGCCAGGAACTATAGTAGAGTGAAAGTAGCTAGCAAAGAACAAAACATGAAGCTGCAGCCCGTGGCCCTGTGTGAGGCACAGGATTTCCAGCACAACTACGAAGTGCTGGCTGCTGATGGCCAGTCTATCTTTGAGCCACATTTGAATCATTTTGAATGCACAAGAGCTGGCGAATGGGCCACCATGCGCGATCTCTGCTTGGATGAGTATGGTCTGCCCTGGCGGCGACTATGCAACGCCACAGCCCAGTGGCAGCCACTCAATCGGCTCAATTGCCGCGCCGGCAACCAGTTGAGCCGGGAGCTCTACCAGCTGGGCACCGAGCTGCTCGTTGGGGACAGCAGCAACCGCAGCAAACCGGTTCCATTGAACCGGCTGCAATATTTATTGAGCCAGGCAAATGACCAGTTGACACCGGTTGATGTCTACAGCACGACGCGTATAATTACCAAGCTCCTGGAGCAGCAGCCAAGAAGCGCAGCAATGGGCGCAGATTTGGTCAGCATTTGCCAACAGATTATGTCTGGCGATGCGCAGGTACTGCGCCTGTCCGCTCAGTTGAATGCAACCAACTCGCTTCTGAGTCAATTTGAGGAATACATGGATGCACTGCCGCAAGAGCTGGTGCCCAGCCACAGCTGTGGTCGGGCAGCCAGTGAAGCCTTGGTATCGACTGACAAAGGCGTGGAAACACTCAACTATGCGCACTTGGGCGTGCAGGCACTGATGAGCAACAATCTGAGCGTATTTTATGTGAACCCGACATGTGCAAACATCACAGGGATTGCCATTTATTCATCAGCAGCTGAAGATCGGCAGGCATCTGGCAGCGGCTTTTGGTATCGCtttctttataaaaataagaacCTGGAGCAGCTGAGAGGTGAGACAAATCTGGAGACGGCCACCTACGTGCCGGAGCAGCTGTGGCGTCAGCTGAAAGAGCGCGGCGCCTCCTACGTCATACTCAAGGTCTACGCCCATGCCGGACTCTTTGTGGAGGCGGCCGAGCAGCGCAGTGGGCGACCACACAGTAAAGTACTTTCCATATCCATACCCGGACTTGAAG GAGTTGGCTTACCGTCGCCTTTGCCCTTCTTGTTGCCAAGGGGCAAGACTTTTGGCGAAGGCACCCACTGCGGCTATTGGAACTATAAGAACTGGCTAAGTGATGGCGTCACCACctgcagcggcaacggcgCGGAGGAACTCAACGTGCTCTGCCAGGCACAACATTTGACGCAGTTTTCGTTTCTGATTGGTGGCAGCCACGCCCAACTGCAGCTGGAAAATGTTCAACTACAGCTGGACGTGAGCCATGAGCAGTTGCTGGACATAATCAGCTATGTGGGCTGCGGCCTATCGCTGTTTGGACTATTGTGCATCTTTTTAACCGCGGCGCTGGTCAAGAAATGGCGCACTCAGGCCTCTACCAAGGTGCTGCTGCATCTTTGTCTGGCGCTTgccctgcagctgctgctctttgtCTATCTCAGCGGTGGCGAGGACTGGTTGACTCTGGAGCGGAACTGGCACCGCTGCTTAATTTTGGGCGCTGCGCTGCAATACTCTGTGCTGGTAATCTTCAGCTGGATGCTGATCATAGCCTTCCTGCAGTTCCAGCGTTATGTTACGGTTATAGGCGTGGCCCGCCCCAATCATTATATACTCATATCAGCACTGATTGCCTGGACTCTGCCTCTGCTGCCCACCCTTTCGGTTGTGCTGCTCGACGCCAAGTCATTTAAGCCATCGGCGCATCAGTTGAAACACCATGCGACTTTCTGTTATCCCTCCGGCTATGGCCTGGCCCTGGGCGTGGTTCTGCCCATAGCCTTGGTCACCATCGCCAATGCGTTCATGATGATATGCATAATTTACAGCATACAGCGTGCGCTGAATCCTCGACGCAAGCTAATTGTCCAGCAGCTGCGCCTGTCTGTGCTGCTGTTCTTTTTGCTGGGCCTCACATGGATCTTTGGTCTGTGCAGCTACTTGCATCTGAGCATTGTATTCTCATATCTGTTTTGCCTCACGGCCACGTTTCAGGGCTTTGTTCTCTTTGTGTATTTTGTGCTTTTGAATAAGACGAATCGAAACGCCTGGCTGAATCTGATGAGTCCCAAACAGTTTAGGTTAAAAGTGCCGAAAACGGAACAACAATCGATGACCACGTCATCAAGCAACAATTCCAGAAGAATGCAATCCTAA
- the LOC6632921 gene encoding uncharacterized protein, with translation MYKTCLCLIAVLGVACAANLGYLPRQMQQQSLPQVQPQGQAYYYKAPSVSTMAALRRIIQGHLQRFQLADRQRLLLWQAKPEVQLQSLQRQPAVAATQQSLDYGVPPNTPTPKNYAMNFLPDGKDVAPGTSYIPLKLLRIRR, from the exons ATGTACAAAACGTGCCTCTGT CTGATAGCGGTGCTGGGGGTCGCATGCGCCGCCAATCTAGGCTACTTGCCGCGCCagatgcagcagcagtcgcTGCCACAGGTTCAGCCGCAGGGCCAGGCGTATTATTATAAGGCGCCCAGTGTGAGCACCATGGCGGCGTTGCGTCGCATCATACAGGGTCACCTGCAGCGTTTCCAGCTGGCGGACAGGCAGCgtttgctgctgtggcaggcTAAGCCGGAAGTGCAGCTGCAATCATTGCAACGGCAGCCCGCTGTCGCTGCCACACAGCAGAGCTTGGACTATGGGGTGCCACCAAATACGCCAACACCCAAGAACTATGCAATGAATTTCCTGCCTGACGGCAAGGATGTGGCACCCGGAACTTCTTACATACCGCTCAAGCTGTTGCGGATTCGACGCTGA